A stretch of DNA from Candidatus Methylomirabilota bacterium:
CGAGATCCTCGAGCAAACCGGGGGCCGGCTCACCCATGTCATCGCCGGGGTGGGCACGGGTGGCACGGTGACGGGCCTGGGGAGGCGCTTGAAGGAATACGACTCGAAGATCCGCGTGATCTGCGTGCTGCCTGAGGTATTTCCGGGGATCGAAGGCCTCAAGCCGCTCGGGGGTCCGGAGGATATCGTCCCCGCCATCCTGGACGAAGGGGTCATCGACGAACGGATCCCCGTGACGAGTGATGAGGCCTACCGGATGTGTGGGCGGCTGGCCCGCGCGGGCTTTTTTGTCGGCCAGTCCTCCGGCGCCTACATGGTGGGGATCGAACGCATCGCCCGTCGCGAGCGAGCCGGACGCTTCGTGACCTTGTTCAACGACCTGGGAGAGCGCTACTTCTCGACCCGTCTCTGGGACTAGAGCGAACCTGGAGGGCTGGTCATGGCCAAGCCGAAGCCACCTCCGCCGCCGCCTCCTCAACCCAGGGCCGGTGATGTCGTCGTGCTGCGCCAGAGCCAGGAGCACGTCGAGGGGGAGATCATTTCCGTCTTGGGCGGCGGCCGCTACCGGGTGAAGTGGGCCACGGGTGTCGACTACCGCGACCGGATCACCACCGTCACCATCGACGAGATTCGTAAGAAAACGTAATCGAGCGCGTGGCGCCCACCCGGGCGGCTTGCTATGATGCCGCATGCGTCGCTGGATCGTCGGCCATCTGCCGTCCATCGTCCTCTTCCTGGGCTTGCTCGCCCTCTGGCAGCTCGCCTCCACGAGCCTGGGGATCCGCGAGTACATTCTGCCCAGCCCGGCCGTGGTCGCGCGCGCGCTCGTCTCGGGGGAGATTCCCTGGTCCGCCCATGTCTGGACGACGGCGCTGGAGATCGTCGGTGCTTTTCTGCTCGCGGGCGCGGCCGGTGTCGCCCTCGGGGTGGCCATC
This window harbors:
- a CDS encoding ABC transporter permease; translation: MRRWIVGHLPSIVLFLGLLALWQLASTSLGIREYILPSPAVVARALVSGEIPWSAHVWTTALEIVGAFLLAGAAGVALGVAI